The Microcoleus sp. bin38.metabat.b11b12b14.051 genome includes a window with the following:
- a CDS encoding PAS domain S-box protein: protein MEQLPLEQKEIFTSNIKDLSGSLEELVTEFQSLLLAKEKQANLEKINHNLELKVSQQAANIRNLERQLEQSQMLHSRVTQALTKGEARLQTLLRNSSDIITIIEANGRIRDQSPSAVERILGYKPEQRIGEFHSDLLHPDDVPAWQAYFARLLKQPGIAPPIEYRKRHASGDWVYLEVIANNLLHDSSINGIVINSRDITERKLSAAALEKSQQQIVNILENITDGFYTLDRNWQFTYVNQKTEDCLQKKRQELLGKNIWDLFPDTANTIFFKQFYRSVSDNVNVKFEGYYPQQNIWLEIEAYPSEEGLSVFFQDITDRKNTQNALQKIHSQLQQQTKLLNTVLSTTPDRLLMFDRSGRLTYINRAGLELTLLSKTCILGKTLEEIGLPPELIKLHNNCWENILATGQSLTAETDFINPRTGHRNYCSYIFSPIVSAKGSIEAVLVTNRDITELKEAEAALRASESRYRIISQITSDFAYSFNILPDRTSVCEWMTEAFTHITGYTPSEIETSGGLQFDCIHPDDVEMLLDQMQSRDGRRKEVSEYRIVTKSGEIRWLWDCRQVVWDEAENRAVGVYGACQDITEHKLVQAKLCETNQVLQGLIKALPLAVVGVDASALVTLWNPAAERIFGWQESEVLGKVLPIVPSAESVKFNAMFQSELAGKAQVAKRCRRRRKDGSLIDIRISTAPLRNAQGLITGTIKIVSDISEVKGKLQQNSNFKSDGAQPFWARYVRIPDLTNN, encoded by the coding sequence CTCTAGAGCAAAAGGAAATTTTTACCAGTAATATTAAGGATTTATCCGGATCTTTGGAGGAATTGGTGACGGAGTTTCAGTCACTTTTATTAGCCAAAGAAAAACAAGCAAACTTAGAAAAAATTAACCACAATTTAGAACTTAAAGTTTCCCAGCAAGCTGCTAACATCAGAAATCTAGAGCGGCAGTTAGAGCAAAGCCAGATGCTGCACAGTAGGGTGACTCAGGCACTGACAAAAGGGGAAGCTAGACTGCAAACTCTCCTGCGAAACTCTTCCGATATAATTACAATTATTGAAGCTAACGGGCGGATACGAGACCAAAGTCCGAGCGCAGTAGAGCGGATTTTAGGCTACAAACCCGAACAAAGAATTGGTGAATTCCACAGCGATTTACTGCACCCAGATGATGTACCCGCTTGGCAAGCATATTTTGCCAGATTGCTCAAACAGCCAGGGATTGCACCGCCGATCGAATATCGGAAACGCCACGCTAGCGGTGACTGGGTGTATTTAGAAGTCATTGCTAACAATTTGCTGCACGATTCCAGCATCAACGGCATAGTCATCAATTCCCGCGACATCACAGAGCGCAAACTCTCAGCAGCAGCTTTAGAAAAATCGCAACAGCAAATCGTTAATATCTTAGAAAATATCACAGATGGCTTTTATACGCTAGACCGCAATTGGCAGTTTACCTACGTCAACCAGAAAACAGAGGATTGCTTGCAAAAAAAGCGTCAAGAGCTTTTAGGTAAAAACATTTGGGATCTGTTTCCAGACACCGCGAACACGATTTTCTTCAAGCAATTTTACCGCTCGGTATCTGATAACGTTAATGTTAAATTTGAAGGATATTACCCGCAGCAAAATATCTGGCTAGAAATCGAGGCTTATCCGTCGGAAGAAGGTTTATCGGTGTTCTTTCAAGATATCACCGATCGCAAAAACACCCAAAATGCGCTGCAAAAAATACACTCTCAGCTCCAACAGCAAACCAAGCTGCTAAATACTGTACTCTCAACTACACCGGACAGACTGTTAATGTTCGATCGCTCTGGGCGACTAACTTATATCAACCGCGCCGGATTAGAGTTAACACTCCTGTCAAAAACCTGCATTTTAGGCAAAACATTAGAAGAAATTGGCTTGCCACCAGAACTGATTAAACTCCACAATAATTGCTGGGAAAATATACTAGCCACAGGACAAAGTTTAACAGCAGAAACTGACTTTATTAATCCGCGTACTGGGCACAGGAATTATTGCAGCTACATCTTTAGCCCCATCGTGAGTGCGAAGGGCAGCATCGAAGCAGTTCTCGTTACAAATAGAGATATTACTGAACTCAAAGAAGCCGAAGCAGCCCTGCGCGCATCCGAATCTCGCTACCGAATTATCTCGCAAATTACCTCAGATTTTGCCTATTCTTTTAACATATTGCCCGATCGAACATCGGTCTGCGAGTGGATGACCGAAGCTTTTACCCACATCACCGGTTACACTCCATCAGAAATCGAAACTTCAGGGGGTCTGCAATTTGACTGCATTCATCCCGACGACGTAGAAATGCTGCTGGATCAAATGCAGTCTCGCGACGGCAGGCGCAAGGAAGTCAGCGAGTATCGAATTGTCACAAAATCCGGTGAAATCCGGTGGCTGTGGGATTGCAGGCAAGTTGTGTGGGATGAAGCCGAGAATCGCGCTGTGGGTGTTTACGGTGCTTGTCAGGACATCACCGAACACAAGTTAGTACAGGCCAAATTGTGCGAAACTAATCAAGTTTTACAAGGCTTAATTAAAGCTTTGCCGCTGGCAGTTGTCGGCGTCGATGCGTCGGCTTTGGTGACGCTGTGGAATCCGGCGGCGGAGCGAATTTTTGGTTGGCAGGAGTCTGAGGTTTTGGGGAAGGTTTTGCCGATCGTTCCTAGTGCTGAAAGCGTAAAGTTTAATGCCATGTTTCAGTCCGAATTGGCAGGGAAAGCGCAAGTTGCTAAGCGCTGCCGGCGGCGGCGGAAAGACGGTTCGTTAATTGATATCCGTATCTCGACTGCACCGCTGCGAAATGCCCAAGGCCTGATTACCGGCACTATCAAGATTGTTTCTGATATTTCAGAAGTTAAGGGAAAGCTACAGCAGAATAGCAATTTCAAGTCCGATGGAGCGCAGCCATTTTGGGCGCGTTACGTCCGTATTCCCGATCTAACAAACAATTAA